In a single window of the Acyrthosiphon pisum isolate AL4f chromosome X, pea_aphid_22Mar2018_4r6ur, whole genome shotgun sequence genome:
- the LOC100162099 gene encoding mitochondrial proton/calcium exchanger protein-like, with amino-acid sequence MADLFRLVPFSVFIVVPFLEFTLPIFLKFFPGMLPTTFQTKDQKEAKLKKSLKVKLEMAKFLQETLDSMSVCGKGHTSEFAQEFADFFAKVRKEGVVIPADEMLKFSKLFKDEITLDSLPRPQLVALCRVLELKPIGTSSVLKYILTLKLRSLTVDDRIIQKEGVDSLTLSELQEACKSRGMGAYGLTENRLKQQLIQWLDLSLNERVPPLLLLLSRAFSLTPNIPTNDLLKKGITALPNCVGASTEADLCERDGAIDNKAKLKAIEEEERKAKEEIEECLRESPKCNVVDNASGLSDSTGSEGEVTSNILKILECAVESISLEQNKLIVEKSDICELKDDFKCYQKNSHNLQEVENDQVKESKPAKQLFKVLDKKINELDQAVNELEKIELVGANITIDGELIKIDELIAVVRRLQNVPDECTIQKIIKILSKIDSDNDGSIRIDTLLKILRLIDNVNMNISDKTMDIIIKLVIKEKNSGKSGSSCSK; translated from the exons ATGGCCGATCTTTTCCGATTAGTACCTTTCTCTGTGTTCATTGTCGTTCCATTCCTCGAGTTTACTTTgcctatttttttaaagttttttccgGGTATGTTACCAACTACATTTCAAACAAAGGATCAGAAG GAAGCAAAACTCAAAAAGTCTCTCAAAGTAAAACTGGAAATGGCCAAATTTCTTCAAGAGACTTTAGACAGCATGTCTGTGTGTGGTAAAGGGCACACGAGTGAATTTGCTCAAGAATTTGCGGACTTTTTCGCAAAA GTAAGAAAAGAAGGTGTTGTTATACCAGCTGATGAAATGCTCAAGTTTTCAAAGCTGTTCAAAGACGAAATTACCCTTGACTCACTACCCCGACCACAATTGGTTGCTCTTTGCCGAGTGCTTGAACTAAAACCGATTGGGACTTCAAgcgttttgaaatatattttgactcttaAACTTCGATCATTAACAGTTGATGATAGG attattcaAAAAGAAGGCGTTGATTCTCTGACGTTGAGTGAGCTTCAAGAAGCCTGTAAGTCCCGTGGTATGGGTGCGTATGGTCTAACTGAAAACCGCCTGAAACAACAGCTCATCCAGTGGCTAGACCTATCACTCAACGAAAGAGTTCCCCCCTTATTACTTCTCCTCTCTAGGGCATTTAGTCTAACGCCTAATATTCCaactaatgatttattaaaaaaaggaattacTGCTTTGCCTAATTGTGTTGGTGCATCCACTGAGGCTGATTTGTGTGAACGTGATGGTGCTATAGATAACAAGGCGAAATTGAAAGCAATCGAAGAAGAGGAACGTAAGGCAAAAGAAGAAATAGAAGAATGTTTGAGAGAAAGCCCTAAATGCAATGTAGTTGATAATGCATCTGGTTTATCGGATTCGACTGGAAGTGAAGGA gaagtaacatcaaatattttaaaaatattagaatgtgCTGTAGAAAGCATTAGcttagaacaaaataaacttattgttGAAAAATCAGATATCTGTGAATTGAAGGATGATTTTAAATGTTACCAAAAA AATAGCCATAATCTTCAAGAAGTAGAAAATGATCAAGTTAAAGAATCGAAGCCAGCTAAACAACTATTTAAGgtacttgataaaaaaattaatgaactaGATCAGGCCGTCAATGAGTTGGAGAAAATAGAATTAGTCGGTGCAAATATTACTATTGAtgg TGAATTAATCAAGATTGACGAACTAATCGCAGTAGTACGAAGATTACAAAATGTACCGGATGAATgcacaatacaaaaaataattaaaattctgtCTAAAATTGACAGTGATAATGATGGTTCAATAAGAATAGATACTTTGTTGAAG atactgCGTTTGATTGATAATGTAAATATGAACATATCTGATAAAACAAtggatataattataaaattagttatcaAAGAGAAAAATAGTGGCAAAAGTGGCAGTTCTTGCAGTAAATAA